A region from the Bacillus sp. (in: firmicutes) genome encodes:
- a CDS encoding HD-GYP domain-containing protein — translation MRVKVSCLEVGCILTKDVFGKTAYPIIPKNTTLSTLHLDILNAFQIEEVDVSKVKADGTTFKPLHIIEEEKTREEKNHILPDIDQLYTKAVKGYQNEYIKWQSGATVDITKIRSLIVPLLEVILDHSAQFQVVLSKSKMQDYLYHHAVSVGLISGLIAHKLYGDRGKTIQVALAGTLADCGMAKIDPQILLKETTLTHREFDEIKTHPVYSYKMIQYSPLLKNETKLAVLQHHERINGSGYPLGEKNEKIHQFSKIVAVADVYHALTSDRLFRKRVSPFKAIEIMLDDSFGQFDIFIIQTLIKLLHNVSTGTRIQLSNGQQGTVIFKKPQAPTRPIVKISSSDEIIDLEKTREIHIEQILD, via the coding sequence GTGAGGGTAAAAGTTTCGTGTCTAGAAGTTGGTTGCATATTAACAAAAGATGTCTTCGGGAAAACGGCTTACCCAATTATTCCAAAGAATACGACCTTATCAACTCTCCATTTGGATATTTTGAACGCTTTTCAGATTGAAGAAGTCGATGTTAGCAAAGTGAAAGCGGACGGTACAACGTTTAAACCACTTCACATCATAGAAGAAGAAAAAACAAGAGAGGAAAAAAATCATATTCTCCCTGATATTGACCAATTGTACACGAAGGCGGTCAAAGGATATCAAAATGAGTACATTAAATGGCAATCGGGAGCAACAGTAGACATTACCAAAATTCGCTCACTCATAGTTCCTTTGTTAGAAGTGATTTTAGACCACTCAGCACAATTTCAAGTGGTCCTTTCAAAATCTAAAATGCAAGACTATCTTTATCACCATGCGGTATCGGTCGGATTAATTAGTGGACTGATTGCTCATAAGCTTTATGGAGACCGAGGCAAAACGATTCAAGTTGCCCTTGCTGGAACTCTCGCTGATTGCGGCATGGCTAAAATCGATCCGCAAATATTATTAAAAGAAACGACATTAACGCATCGAGAATTTGACGAAATTAAAACCCATCCCGTCTATAGTTATAAAATGATTCAATATTCCCCTTTGTTAAAGAATGAAACAAAACTTGCCGTTCTCCAACATCATGAACGAATTAATGGATCTGGATATCCTCTTGGAGAAAAGAACGAAAAAATACACCAATTCTCGAAAATAGTGGCCGTCGCTGACGTCTATCATGCGTTAACATCCGATCGGCTGTTTCGAAAGCGTGTTTCTCCGTTTAAGGCAATCGAAATTATGCTAGATGATAGTTTTGGTCAATTTGATATATTTATTATTCAAACGTTAATCAAGTTATTACACAACGTTTCAACAGGGACACGCATTCAATTAAGTAACGGCCAACAAGGTACAGTCATCTTTAAAAAACCACAAGCACCAACAAGACCAATTGTTAAAATTTCCTCGTCCGATGAAATTATTGATTTAGAAAAAACAAGAGAAATTCATATTGAACAAATCCTAGATTAG